In Cucurbita pepo subsp. pepo cultivar mu-cu-16 unplaced genomic scaffold, ASM280686v2 Cp4.1_scaffold000134, whole genome shotgun sequence, the following proteins share a genomic window:
- the LOC111783943 gene encoding transcription repressor MYB5-like: MGRTSSCCSKGGLHKGPWTAREDALLVSYIQQHGEGHWRALPKKAGLLRCGKSCRLRWMNYLRPDIKRGNITPDEDDLIIKLHTLLGNRWSLIAGRLPGRTDNEIKNYWNSHLSKKLAITKDNAGEAKKEKIITTNSANGETSDSRKPARVSNGDNSSSGMEVAARLIGWL, encoded by the exons ATGGGAAGAACATCATCATGTTGTTCCAAAGGAGGCTTACACAAAGGGCCATGGACTGCTAGAGAAGATGCATTGCTTGTCAGCTATATTCAACAACATGGTGAAGGCCATTGGAGAGCCTTGCCAAAGAAAGCTG GTTTGCTTCGATGTGGAAAGAGTTGCAGATTGAGATGGATGAACTATCTTCGACCCGACATTAAACGTGGCAACATAACCCCCGACGAGGATGACTTGATTATAAAACTACACACTTTACTTGGCAACAGGTGGTCTCTCATTGCCGGTAGGCTTCCGGGGCGAACCGATAATGAGATAAAAAACTACTGGAATTCCCATCTAAGCAAAAAGTTGGCAATAACCAAAGACAATGCAGGAGAGgcaaagaaggagaagatcatCACTACAAACTCTGCAAATGGAGAGACATCAGATAGTAGAAAACCGGCCCGAGTTTCGAACGGCGATAACTCGAGCAGTGGCATG GAGGTGGCGGCGAGACTGATCGGTTGGCTGTGA
- the LOC111783949 gene encoding uncharacterized protein LOC111783949, with product MRANKREELMDLIFSEEEFERFYDTREEISSVSDWGSDCSEICSTSFGDDKDVLENLSYRGWMRDLETVYERRDKFFKWMGLDLDQNFGIRDEEEGDSCRRVHRDRIREDRGTVLRLSGSVGEFSSSLTMSSMLNEAPESSGNVAVEENCTIRNLDNGTEFIVDSFNEDGALSVLREVGSNRSFSFDEFERNIGQSPLVRKLFRKNVEKVGPIVNARKEAKMGWLRKLGTVACIVDNGEGATKSSVFNSSSKTGIQQVRVHPYKKNSKELSSLFVGQEFDAHKGSISTMKFSFDGRYLATAGEDGIVRVWQVSEDVKFDNFDIHDVDPSSLYFSMNHSSKLEPLDVPNETVGKAKVKRSSSTACVIFPPKLFRILEKPLHEFSGHGGEILDLSWSKKGLLLSSSVDKTVRLWQLGRDTCLRVYCHNNYVTCVSFNPQDENHFISGSIDGKVRIWEVLACQVVDYIDIREIVSAVCYRPDGKGGIVGSMTGNCHFYNIIDNRLELDAQICLNGKKKSPGNRIIGFEFSPSDPSKLMVCSVDSPVHIISEGDVICKFKGLRNGGNKMSASFTSDGKHIVSASEENVYVWNYNCKDKASRKKKIWSSESFFSRSAAIAIPWSGVKITPEPPLSPTQVCNTAGSILEMEPKYPDDNGDREHKVPSSSPDCFSLSRTLFPELLKGTATWPEEKLHDSSSITTPSPSMCKTEFKLLKNACQSMLSSPHMWGLVIVTAGWDGRIRTFLNYGLPIRL from the exons ATGAGGGCTAATAAGAGAGAAGAACTGATGGATTTGATCTTCAGTGAGGAGGAATTTGAACGATTCTACGATACTCGTGAGGAGATCTCCTCTGTGTCTGACTGGGGATCTGATTGCTCTGAGATTTGTAGTACAAGTTTTGGGGATGATAAGGATgttcttgaaaatttaagCTATAGGGGATGGATGAGAGACCTGGAAACTGTTTATGAGCGCAGAGACAAGTTCTTCAAATGGATGGGTTTGGATTTGgatcaaaattttggaatCAGAGATGAAGAGGAAGGTGATTCGTGTCGAAGGGTTCATCGGGACAGAATTCGGGAAGATCGTGGAACGGTGTTGAGACTTTCCGGTTCTGTTGGGGAGTTCTCTTCAAGTCTTACAATGTCTTCCATGTTAAATGAGGCTCCTGAATCATCAGGAAATGTTGCTGTGGAGGAGAATTGTACTATTAGGAATTTGGACAATGGGACTGAGTTTATTGTGGATAGTTTCAATGAAGATGGAGCGTTGAGCGTGTTACGGGAAGTTGGTTCGAACCGATCCTTTAGTTTTGATGAGTTCGAGAGAAACATTGGGCAGTCTCCCTTGGTTCGGAAACTCTTTCGGAAAAACGTTGAAAAGGTTGGACCTATAGTCAATGCCAGGAAAGAAGCGAAGATGGGTTGGCTGAGAAAATTGGGTACGGTTGCTTGTATAGTCGACAATGGGGAGGGTGCAACGAAGAGCAGTGTTTTCAATTCTTCGTCTAAGACGGGGATACAACAAGTTCGTGTTCATCCATATAAAAAGAACTCCAAGGAATTATCATCCCTTTTTGTAGGACAAGAATTCGACGCACATAAAGGGTCGATTTCTACAATGAAGTTCAGTTTTGATGGACGATACTTGGCTACTGCTGGTGAAGATGGCATTGTGCGTGTATGGCAAGTGAGTGAGGACGTGAAATTCGATAATTTCGACATTCACGATGTTGATCCATCCTCTTTATACTTCTCAATGAATCACTCGTCCAAATTAGAACCCTTGGATGTGCCAAATGAGACTGTAGGCAAGGCGAAAGTGAAGAGATCATCAAGCACGGCATGTGTAATTTTCCCACCAAAGCTATTTAGAATATTGGAGAAACCTCTGCACGAGTTCTCGGGACACGGTGGCGAGATCTTGGATCTATCTTGGTCAAAGAAAGGG CTTCTGCTATCATCTTCTGTCGATAAGACAGTACGTCTTTGGCAGCTGGGACGTGACACGTGCCTAAGAGTTTACTGTCATAATAACTATG TAACGTGTGTTAGTTTCAACCCTCAAGATGAAAATCACTTCATAAGTGGCTCGATCGATGGTAAAGTTCGGATCTGGGAAGTTCTTGCTTGTCAAGTGGTTGATTATATTGATATCCGTGAGATTGTAAGCGCGGTCTGTTACAGACCGGATGGAAAG GGAGGAATCGTGGGATCCATGACCGGAAACTGCCATTTCTATAACATTATAG ATAATCGATTGGAGCTCGATGCTCAGATATGCTTAAACGGGAAAAAGAAGTCGCCCGGGAACAGAATAATTGGCTTTGAG TTTTCGCCTAGCGACCCGAGCAAACTAATGGTTTGTTCTGTCGATTCACCGGTTCATATAATTTCTGAGGGCGACGTCATTTGCAAATTCAAGG GTCTTAGAAATGGTGGAAACAAGATGTCTGCTTCTTTTACATCTGATGGAAAGCATATTGTTTCAGCCAGTGAAGAAAATGTCTATGTTTGGAACTATAATTGTAAGGACAAAGCATCtcggaaaaagaaaatttggtcGTCCGAAAGTTTCTTCTCTCGTAGCGCGGCAATAGCCATACCTTGGTCTGGTGTGAAAATCACGCCCGAACCGCCTTTGTCCCCGACACAAGTTTGCAACACAGCAGGAAGTATCCTCGAAATGGAGCCGAAGTATCCCGATGACAATGGTGATAGAGAACACAAGGTTCCATCATCTTCACCGGATTGCTTCTCTCTAAGTCGCACGCTATTTCCCGAGTTGCTCAAAGGAACTGCAACTTGGCCAGAGGAAAAACTCCATGATTCTAGCTCAATAACCACCCCTTCCCCTTCAATGTGCAAGACTGAGTTCAAGCTTTTGAAGAATGCTTGCCAGAGCATGCTTAGCTCTCCGCATATGTGGGGTCTCGTGATCGTAACCGCTGGATGGGACGGACGAATCAGAACATTTCTCAACTACGGTTTGCCTATTCGGTTATGA
- the LOC111783955 gene encoding dof zinc finger protein DOF4.6-like: MDTSQWPQEILMKPIEEIVANTYPKQGVSSLERKIRPQKEQALNCPRCNSSNTKFCYYNNYSLTQPRYFCKTCKRYWTEGGSLRNIPVGGGSRKNKRPSSQNKILDLPQNPNSVSSETVVVGRNPSTIDVTTNHLSAMELLTGMTTKNSRDLNCFLPMPSIVPDPRSVYTTGFPDLHEPFKPSLGFSLDGYGVVPTEVDNGDGRTMQLPLFEDLKQGESNGVEQGKEQGDSNGYWSGMLSGGSW, encoded by the exons atgGATACTTCTCAATGGCCACAg gAGATTTTGATGAAACCCATTGAAGAAATTGTGGCAAACACTTACCCAAAACAAGGAGTTTCAAgtttagagagaaaaattagACCCCAAAAGGAACAAGCTTTGAATTGTCCAAGGTGTAATTCAAGCAATACAAAGTTTTGTTATTACAATAACTATAGCCTCACACAACCAAGATACTTTTGCAAGACATGTAAAAGGTATTGGACTGAAGGTGGTTCCTTAAGAAACATTCCTGTTGGAGGTGGCTCAAGGAAGAACAAGAGACCTTcttcacaaaacaaaattcttgATCTcccacaaaaccctaattccgTCTCTTCCGAGACCGTTGTCGTCGGTCGTAACCCTTCGACGATTGATGTCACGACGAATCACCTCTCGGCGATGGAGCTTCTCACCGGGATGACGACCAAGAACTCTAGAGACTTGAATTGTTTTCTTCCAATGCCTTCCATCGTCCCTGATCCTCGCTCCGTTTACACTACTGGGTTTCCCGATCTCCACGAGCCATTTAAGCCAAGCCTTGGATTCTCTCTTGATGGGTATGGAGTCGTCCCGACCGAGGTCGACAATGGGGACGGGAGGACGATGCAGCTGCCATtgtttgaagatttgaagcaAGGAGAGTCTAATGGAGTTGAGCAAGGCAAAGAACAAGGAGATTCAAATGGGTATTGGAGTGGGATGTTGAGTGGAGGATCATGGTAA
- the LOC111783970 gene encoding BTB/POZ domain-containing protein At3g05675: protein MSEAMSTLPSVKFADLSPTKDVFVSALRFALSINSPCVPFGDELQRSAQEQVDYMVRADADTSLVITDDEVKSVLRMGLSRTCASFQTDLSSLLFESDLTSQVNEDKLLRTLSDLEWICSLLPKMNLMKDFVSNWIEISGNVLKVIEDEKLNSLMWGLKVKLIEMTNKALEAVGYGTVILPAPYRLSLLQFWLPYIRKMKPLLDSKCVAETDFRYKMDDELCLNIEGAIVSMVLTLPSNDQAGILVDWMKAEEMQYPDLTDAFELWCYRTKSAKRRLVEGIDGACSDNDDAAISF from the coding sequence ATGTCTGAAGCGATGTCGACACTGCCCAGTGTCAAATTTGCAGATTTGAGTCCCACAAAAGATGTTTTTGTTTCAGCTCTCCGCTTTGCTCTGTCAATTAACAGCCCATGTGTGCCATTTGGAGATGAGCTTCAAAGATCTGCTCAGGAACAAGTTGACTACATGGTAAGAGCAGACGCCGATACGTCGTTGGTAATAACTGACGATGAAGTAAAATCCGTGTTGAGAATGGGCCTTTCTAGAACTTGTGCATCGTTTCAGACGGATCTATCTTCACTACTTTTCGAGTCTGACCTTACATCTCAAGTCAACGAAGACAAGCTATTGAGAACACTATCTGATCTTGAATGGATATGTTCTTTACTTCCAAAGATGAATTTAATGAAAGACTTCGTTTCCAACTGGATCGAGATATCTGGGAACGTACTGAAGGTCATCGAGGACGAAAAGTTAAATTCCTTAATGTGGGGTTTGAAGGTTAAGCTGATTGAGATGACCAACAAAGCCTTGGAAGCTGTTGGCTATGGCACTGTGATTCTTCCTGCACCATACCGGTTGTCACTGCTTCAATTCTGGCTTCCATATATCAGGAAGATGAAGCCTCTGCTCGATTCAAAGTGCGTCGCAGAGACAGATTTCCGTTACAAGATGGACGACGAGCTGTGCTTGAATATCGAGGGGGCAATTGTGTCCATGGTATTGACATTGCCTTCAAATGATCAAGCAGGTATCTTGGTAGACTGGATGAAAGCAGAGGAAATGCAGTATCCTGATTTAACTGATGCTTTTGAATTATGGTGTTATAGGACCAAATCTGCAAAGCGGAGATTGGTTGAAGGTATTGATGGAGCTTGCTCTGACAATGATGATGCTGCAATCAGCTTTTGA